The following are from one region of the Chanos chanos chromosome 10, fChaCha1.1, whole genome shotgun sequence genome:
- the ankra2 gene encoding ankyrin repeat family A protein 2, translating into MASEEMDGICTVPEMASIKVEPSVGIGVSSTEDTGSQNVAMGIKFILPNRFDMNVCSRFVKSLNEEDSKNIQDQVNSDLEVASVLFKAECNIQTSPSPGIQVRHVYTPSTTKHFSPIKQSTTLTNKHRGNEVSSTPLLVHSLSIHQLAAQGEMVFLASRIEQESVINLQDEEGFTPLMWAAAHGQIAVVEFLLQNGADPHILAKGRESALSLACSKGYTDIVRMLIDCGVDVNEYDWNGGTPLLYAVHGNHVRCVEILLESGADPTIESDSGFNAMDMAVAMGHRNVQQVMEGHLLKLLQGIKE; encoded by the exons ATGGCATCAGAGGAAATGGATGGCATTTGCACGGTGCCAGAGATGGCTTCAATTAAAGTGGAGCCGTCGGTTGGGATTGGCGTGAGTTCCACAGAAGATACGGGGTCGCAGAACGTGGCCATGGGGATAAAGTTCATCTTACCAAATCGGTTTGACATGAACGTTTGTTCACGTTTTGTGAAGTCTCTAAATGAGGAGGACAGTAAAAACATTCAGGACCAGGTGAACTCAGATCTGGAAGTGGCATCTGTGTTATTCAAAG ctgAATGTAATATCCAGACCTCACCATCGCCAGGGATTCAGGTTCGCCATGTGTACACACCATCCACCACCAAACACTTCTCTCCAATAAAGCAGTCAACAACCCTTACCAACAAGCACAGAGGCAACGAAGTCTCCTCCACACCTCTGCTTGTCCACT CTCTGTCCATTCACCAGCTAGCTGCCCAGGGAGAGATGGTGTTCCTGGCCAGCAGGATAGAGCAAG AGTCGGTGATTAACCTGCAGGATGAGGAGGGCTTCACGCCACTGATGTGGGCTGCTGCTCATGGCCAAATTGCCGTGGTGGAGTTCCTTCTGCAGAAT GGTGCAGATCCTCACATTCTGgctaaagggagagagagtgcccTGTCATTGGCCTGCAGTAAAGGCTACACAGACATCGTTCGAATGCTCATTGACTGCGGCGTGGATGTCAATGAGTATGACTGG aatggTGGAACTCCTCTGCTCTATGCTGTTCATGGGAATCATGTTCGTTGTGTGGAAATCCTTTTAG AGTCTGGTGCTGACCCCACCATTGAGTCTGACTCTGGGTTTAATGCCATGGATATGGCTGTTGCAATGGGACATAGAAACG TTCAACAAGTCATGGAGGGACATCTACTAAAGTTACTACAAGGAATCAAGGAGTGA